A window of the Mesorhizobium opportunistum WSM2075 genome harbors these coding sequences:
- a CDS encoding superoxide dismutase, producing the protein MAFELPALPYDYEALQPYMSKETLEYHHDKHHKAYVDNGNKLAAEAGLGDLSVEEVVKQSFGKNAGLFNNAAQHYNHIHFWKWMKKGGGGNKLPGALQKAVDSDLGGYDKFKADFIAAGTTQFGSGWAWVSVKDGKLAISKTPNGENPLVHGASPILGVDVWEHSYYIDYRNARPKYLEAFVDSLINWDHVLEMYEKAK; encoded by the coding sequence ATGGCTTTCGAATTGCCCGCTCTGCCCTATGACTACGAGGCCTTGCAGCCTTACATGTCGAAGGAGACGCTGGAATATCATCACGACAAGCACCACAAGGCCTACGTCGATAACGGCAACAAGCTGGCCGCCGAGGCCGGCTTGGGCGATCTGTCGGTCGAAGAGGTGGTCAAGCAGTCGTTCGGCAAGAATGCCGGTCTCTTCAACAATGCCGCGCAACACTACAACCACATCCATTTCTGGAAGTGGATGAAGAAGGGCGGCGGCGGCAACAAGCTGCCCGGCGCACTGCAGAAGGCGGTCGACAGCGACCTCGGCGGTTACGACAAGTTCAAGGCCGACTTCATCGCCGCCGGCACGACGCAGTTCGGTTCGGGCTGGGCCTGGGTCTCGGTCAAGGACGGCAAGCTGGCGATCTCGAAGACCCCGAACGGTGAAAATCCGCTCGTCCACGGCGCATCGCCGATCCTCGGCGTCGACGTCTGGGAACATTCCTATTACATCGACTATCGCAACGCCCGGCCGAAATATCTCGAGGCGTTCGTCGACAGCCTCATCAACTGGGACCACGTCCTGGAGATGTACGAAAAGGCGAAGTGA
- a CDS encoding cytochrome c, with protein sequence MSRLKKLVGALIILGGVGAVAGWILSAPTTLDTQALAKLGPGDAAKGKRIFYAGGCTSCHAKPGSQGDARLQLVGGLELKTPFGTFVPPNISQDPKDGIGAWSLQDLANAMLKGVSPSGRHFYPAFPYASYARMNPADIADLYAFLKTLPAVAGKAPDNSLAFPFNIRRGIGLWKRLYLSDQPVIPLPDGTPEPVMAGRYLVEGPGHCGECHTSRDLAGGTRKSEWLAGAVAAEGKGVVPNITSGEGGIGNWSESDIANYLETGFTPDFDSVGGAMVDVQRNMAELTPQDRAAIAAYLKAVPPHPNGYPARKPAAN encoded by the coding sequence ATGTCCCGGCTGAAAAAACTCGTCGGCGCCCTCATCATCTTGGGTGGCGTCGGCGCGGTTGCAGGCTGGATCCTGTCGGCGCCGACGACGCTGGACACGCAGGCCCTGGCCAAGCTTGGGCCAGGTGACGCAGCCAAGGGCAAGCGCATTTTCTACGCCGGCGGCTGCACCTCCTGCCATGCAAAACCGGGCTCGCAAGGCGATGCCCGGCTTCAGTTGGTCGGTGGCCTCGAACTCAAGACGCCGTTCGGCACCTTCGTTCCCCCCAACATTTCGCAAGATCCCAAGGACGGCATCGGCGCATGGTCGCTCCAGGATCTCGCCAACGCCATGCTGAAGGGCGTGTCGCCCTCGGGTCGGCATTTCTATCCGGCATTCCCCTACGCTTCCTACGCGCGCATGAATCCGGCCGACATTGCCGACCTCTATGCTTTCCTGAAGACGCTGCCCGCGGTCGCTGGCAAGGCGCCGGACAACTCGCTGGCATTCCCATTCAACATCCGACGTGGCATCGGCCTGTGGAAGCGCCTCTATCTCAGCGATCAGCCGGTCATTCCTCTACCCGATGGCACGCCTGAACCGGTGATGGCTGGCCGCTATCTGGTCGAGGGGCCCGGCCATTGCGGCGAATGCCATACGTCGCGTGACCTTGCCGGCGGCACCAGGAAAAGTGAATGGCTGGCCGGCGCCGTCGCCGCCGAAGGCAAGGGCGTCGTGCCGAACATCACGTCGGGCGAGGGCGGCATCGGCAACTGGTCCGAATCCGACATCGCCAACTACCTCGAGACCGGCTTCACGCCGGATTTCGATTCCGTCGGCGGCGCCATGGTCGACGTGCAGCGCAACATGGCCGAGCTGACGCCGCAGGATCGGGCGGCCATCGCCGCTTACCTCAAGGCTGTACCGCCACATCCAAACGGCTATCCGGCGCGCAAGCCGGCTGCGAATTGA
- a CDS encoding haloacid dehalogenase type II has protein sequence MQYAAYVFDAYGTLFDVHAAVRRHADRIGPDGQLLSEIWRAKQLEYSWVRTLMGAYADFWQLTEQALDFALRKVPSADPGLKANLLEAYWRLDCYPEVPAVLKALKASGARLAILSNGSPEMLQAAVKSAALDQVLDDVYSVDAVRRFKTDPAVYDMVATGWRLYPGAVSFQSSNRWDIAGATKFGFRTVWINRSNQPEEYRDFPPALILPSLEALVSGG, from the coding sequence ATGCAATACGCGGCCTATGTTTTCGACGCCTACGGCACGCTGTTCGACGTGCATGCCGCGGTGCGCCGCCATGCCGACCGGATCGGGCCGGACGGCCAGTTGCTGTCTGAAATCTGGCGCGCCAAGCAGCTCGAATATTCCTGGGTGCGAACGTTGATGGGCGCCTATGCCGATTTCTGGCAGTTGACCGAGCAAGCGCTCGATTTTGCCTTGCGCAAGGTGCCCTCGGCCGATCCAGGGCTCAAGGCGAACCTGCTGGAAGCCTATTGGCGGCTGGATTGCTATCCCGAAGTGCCGGCGGTGCTGAAAGCGCTCAAGGCTTCGGGCGCCCGGCTGGCGATCCTCTCCAACGGCTCGCCCGAAATGCTGCAGGCCGCGGTCAAGTCCGCCGCGCTCGACCAGGTTCTGGACGATGTCTATTCCGTCGATGCGGTGCGGCGCTTCAAGACCGATCCGGCGGTCTACGACATGGTCGCCACCGGCTGGCGCCTCTATCCCGGCGCGGTTTCCTTCCAGTCCTCCAATCGCTGGGACATCGCAGGCGCCACCAAATTCGGCTTCCGCACGGTATGGATCAACCGTTCCAACCAGCCCGAGGAATACCGGGACTTTCCGCCGGCCTTGATCCTGCCGAGCCTCGAAGCCCTGGTATCCGGCGGCTAG
- a CDS encoding SET domain-containing protein: protein MLLVDVYLDKSPIQGIGVFAKNHIPKGTLIWKLDPRFDRIIDVETYEGETGPVKNYLDRYSYPDRRDPAYIVFEADDARYMNHDDEPNCDVSSPEETYALRDIAAGEELTCNYNLFFETGFDFLGDRHL from the coding sequence ATGCTGCTCGTCGACGTCTATCTCGACAAATCGCCGATCCAGGGTATCGGCGTCTTTGCCAAGAACCACATCCCCAAGGGCACACTGATCTGGAAGCTCGACCCCCGGTTCGACCGGATCATCGACGTGGAAACCTATGAGGGCGAGACGGGGCCGGTGAAGAACTATCTGGACCGCTATTCCTACCCCGACAGGCGCGATCCGGCCTATATCGTCTTCGAAGCGGACGATGCCCGCTACATGAACCATGACGACGAACCGAATTGCGACGTCTCCTCGCCTGAGGAAACCTATGCCTTGCGCGACATCGCAGCGGGCGAAGAGTTGACCTGCAACTACAATCTTTTCTTCGAAACGGGTTTTGATTTCCTCGGCGACCGGCACCTGTGA
- a CDS encoding c-type cytochrome, translating into MRKLVIAISMLAFAGSAAFADPILDRQALMKERGKIVGGLAKVAKGDEPFDAAAVLTQLQALQANAEKFDADAMFPKGSDTGDTTAAPKIWEDMAGFKATEDKYLADVKAAVAAAPADVDALKAQVGAIGSDCGTCHQTYRVKKG; encoded by the coding sequence ATGAGAAAGCTTGTCATCGCCATCTCAATGCTCGCCTTCGCCGGTTCGGCCGCCTTTGCCGATCCGATCCTCGACCGGCAGGCCCTGATGAAGGAGCGCGGAAAGATCGTCGGCGGCTTGGCGAAAGTGGCCAAGGGCGACGAGCCCTTTGATGCCGCGGCCGTGCTGACGCAACTTCAGGCGCTGCAGGCAAATGCCGAGAAGTTCGACGCCGATGCCATGTTCCCGAAAGGCAGCGATACCGGCGACACGACGGCGGCGCCAAAAATCTGGGAAGACATGGCCGGCTTCAAGGCCACCGAAGACAAGTATCTTGCCGACGTCAAGGCGGCGGTCGCGGCGGCTCCCGCCGACGTCGACGCGCTGAAAGCGCAAGTCGGCGCCATCGGCTCGGATTGCGGCACCTGCCACCAGACCTATCGCGTGAAGAAGGGCTGA
- a CDS encoding L,D-transpeptidase produces the protein MSITEIESFRLSRRGFLNAAALGAASIAVSACATTGPGPVEPPPPTYVEPPLADYASMYAAVSDGGFDLPAIPVDRIDPQFLRQIVPDPTGQKPGTIVVDTTGHFLYLVRPGGQAIRYGVGLGRAGFEWSGDAVVQWKQKWPKWTPPDEMIARQPELKQYSADNGGMPGGLKNPLGARALYLFQGNVDTLYRLHGSPEWRSIGKSVSSGCVRLMNQDIIDLYDRVPSKSPVIVTSDARQPMVAAATANHKAIPIDAGVPDGSVLLGPVKAITDSIF, from the coding sequence ATGTCCATAACCGAAATCGAATCCTTTCGCCTGAGCCGTCGCGGCTTCCTCAACGCCGCCGCCCTGGGCGCCGCCTCGATCGCGGTTTCCGCATGCGCCACCACCGGGCCAGGCCCGGTGGAACCGCCGCCGCCCACCTATGTCGAGCCGCCGCTTGCCGATTATGCCTCGATGTATGCGGCCGTCAGCGATGGCGGCTTCGATCTGCCGGCCATCCCGGTCGACAGGATCGATCCGCAGTTCCTGCGCCAGATCGTTCCCGACCCGACCGGACAGAAGCCGGGAACCATCGTCGTCGATACGACAGGCCATTTCCTCTATCTGGTCCGCCCGGGCGGCCAGGCCATCCGCTATGGCGTCGGTCTCGGCCGTGCCGGCTTCGAATGGTCGGGCGACGCCGTCGTCCAGTGGAAGCAGAAATGGCCGAAATGGACACCGCCGGACGAAATGATCGCCCGGCAGCCTGAATTGAAACAGTACAGCGCCGACAATGGCGGCATGCCCGGCGGGCTGAAAAACCCGCTCGGCGCGCGCGCGCTCTATCTCTTCCAGGGCAATGTGGACACGCTCTACCGCTTGCACGGCTCGCCGGAGTGGCGCTCGATCGGCAAGTCGGTTTCGTCGGGCTGCGTGCGCTTGATGAACCAGGACATCATCGATCTCTACGACCGCGTGCCGTCGAAGTCACCGGTCATCGTGACCAGCGATGCCAGGCAGCCGATGGTTGCGGCGGCGACGGCAAACCACAAGGCCATTCCGATCGACGCCGGCGTGCCGGACGGATCGGTACTGCTCGGGCCGGTCAAGGCGATCACGGATTCGATTTTCTGA
- a CDS encoding branched-chain amino acid aminotransferase → MTLAAAAQSATWTFVDGDWYEGNVAILGPRSHAMWLGTSVFDGGRWFEGVAPDLDLHAKRVNASAIALGLKPNMTPEQIVGLTWDGLKKFDGKTAVYIRPMYWAEHGGYMGVPADPASTRFCLCLYESPMIPPSGFSVTVSPFRRPTIETMPTNAKAGCLYPNNGRAILEAKMRGFDNAMVLDMLGNVAETGTSNIFLVKDGHVFTPAPNGTFLSGITRSRTINLLGEYGFKTTEKTLCVRDFLEADEIFSTGNHSKVVPITRIEDRDLQPGPVAKKARELYWDWAHSATTG, encoded by the coding sequence ATGACATTGGCGGCCGCAGCGCAATCCGCGACATGGACTTTCGTCGATGGCGACTGGTACGAGGGCAACGTCGCCATCCTGGGGCCGCGCAGCCACGCCATGTGGCTTGGCACCAGCGTGTTCGACGGCGGCCGCTGGTTCGAAGGCGTGGCGCCCGACCTCGACCTTCATGCCAAGAGAGTGAACGCCTCGGCGATCGCGCTCGGCCTCAAGCCGAACATGACGCCGGAGCAGATCGTCGGGTTGACCTGGGACGGCTTGAAGAAATTCGACGGCAAGACGGCTGTCTACATCAGGCCGATGTACTGGGCCGAGCATGGCGGCTACATGGGCGTGCCGGCCGATCCTGCCTCGACCCGTTTCTGCCTTTGCCTCTACGAATCGCCGATGATCCCGCCGTCCGGTTTTTCGGTGACCGTGTCGCCGTTCCGGCGCCCGACCATCGAAACCATGCCGACCAATGCCAAGGCCGGTTGCCTTTACCCCAACAATGGCCGTGCCATTCTCGAGGCCAAGATGCGCGGCTTCGACAACGCGATGGTGCTCGACATGCTGGGCAACGTCGCCGAGACGGGCACCTCGAATATCTTCCTGGTCAAGGACGGTCATGTCTTTACACCGGCGCCGAACGGCACCTTCCTGTCCGGCATCACTCGCTCGCGCACGATAAATTTGCTTGGCGAGTATGGCTTCAAAACCACCGAAAAGACGTTGTGCGTGCGCGATTTCCTGGAGGCGGACGAGATCTTCTCCACCGGAAACCATTCTAAGGTGGTGCCGATCACCCGCATCGAGGACCGCGACCTGCAACCCGGGCCGGTGGCCAAGAAGGCGCGCGAGCTCTATTGGGACTGGGCGCATTCGGCGACAACCGGCTGA
- a CDS encoding LysE family translocator yields the protein MIDLSTLIAYVAVVFGFVFIPGPATLLTIARATSSGTKVGIATGAGIAAGDMFHTAMAMVGISAVIATSATLFSVVKYIGAAYLVYLGIRAIIEKTPADPTAGKLAISAGKAFGQAILTEVLNPKTALFFLAFLPQFVRPENGLVMLQLMTLGVIFVLLGLFSTVVFAVSAGRLGTFLRRNPTVLKWQGKVVGGIYCALGVRLALQQR from the coding sequence ATGATCGATCTGTCCACATTGATCGCCTATGTCGCCGTTGTGTTCGGCTTTGTCTTTATTCCGGGCCCGGCCACCCTGCTGACGATTGCCCGGGCAACGAGTTCGGGCACGAAGGTCGGGATCGCAACGGGTGCCGGGATCGCGGCCGGCGACATGTTTCACACAGCCATGGCGATGGTCGGCATCTCGGCCGTCATCGCCACCTCCGCGACGCTGTTCAGCGTCGTGAAGTATATCGGCGCGGCCTACCTCGTTTATCTCGGCATCCGCGCGATCATCGAAAAGACGCCCGCCGATCCGACCGCCGGCAAGCTTGCGATCTCGGCCGGCAAGGCATTCGGGCAAGCTATCCTGACCGAAGTGCTCAATCCCAAGACCGCGCTTTTCTTTCTCGCCTTCCTGCCTCAGTTCGTGCGGCCTGAAAACGGGTTGGTGATGCTCCAGTTGATGACACTCGGGGTGATCTTCGTTCTGCTGGGCCTTTTCAGCACGGTCGTTTTTGCGGTGAGCGCCGGGCGGCTCGGTACCTTCCTGCGCCGAAACCCGACGGTGCTGAAATGGCAGGGCAAGGTTGTCGGCGGCATCTACTGCGCCTTGGGTGTCCGCCTGGCCCTGCAACAGCGCTGA